The proteins below are encoded in one region of Fibrella aestuarina BUZ 2:
- a CDS encoding T9SS type A sorting domain-containing protein, giving the protein MKQGLLISLFSIWLLTTAKAQVCSTTSAGDWATNAVWSCGAAPSGTFSGTIIIQHDLTITSAITISGNVTIIVRNNTTLDVRGNNTLLLSNNQSTVIVGAGSTVRGQNANSLITIGTAPTSYSYRMNGAAAIDGPDVMTNRGLSGALPVELTYFRATPEGRYVSLSWQTASEQNAARFVVERSRDLGEFLPVGAVEASGTSQVRRQYGLLDTQPLGGTSYYRLRQLDHDGRSTVWRPVAVQRDEAQPALMVLENPVQGNEVRLIPQGLDGATYQLTDIQGRAIAVGAQLAPTGEITLILPAPTVGIYLLTARHPGGVVAKRILVK; this is encoded by the coding sequence ATGAAACAAGGTCTATTGATCAGTCTGTTCAGTATCTGGCTGCTAACTACCGCCAAAGCACAAGTCTGCTCAACCACCAGTGCGGGTGACTGGGCAACCAACGCTGTCTGGAGCTGCGGCGCGGCGCCGTCCGGGACGTTTTCGGGTACAATCATTATTCAGCACGACCTGACCATTACCAGCGCGATTACGATCAGTGGAAACGTAACGATTATCGTTCGCAACAACACCACGCTAGACGTTCGGGGCAATAACACGTTGCTGTTGTCAAATAATCAGTCGACGGTCATTGTAGGGGCGGGGTCGACGGTGAGGGGCCAGAATGCCAATTCGCTTATCACCATCGGGACGGCCCCAACTAGTTATTCGTACCGGATGAACGGGGCCGCGGCAATTGATGGCCCGGATGTGATGACTAACCGCGGGCTGTCTGGTGCGCTACCCGTTGAACTAACATACTTTCGGGCTACGCCGGAGGGCCGCTACGTGTCGCTATCGTGGCAAACGGCCAGCGAGCAGAACGCCGCCCGGTTTGTGGTTGAACGGAGTCGTGACCTGGGTGAATTTTTGCCTGTTGGCGCCGTAGAGGCTAGTGGCACTAGTCAGGTACGTCGGCAATATGGCTTGCTGGACACGCAGCCGCTGGGTGGCACTAGCTACTACCGTCTACGCCAGCTTGACCACGATGGGCGGTCTACGGTTTGGCGGCCCGTGGCTGTTCAGCGCGACGAGGCTCAACCGGCACTAATGGTCCTGGAAAACCCGGTGCAGGGAAATGAGGTGCGTCTGATTCCGCAAGGCCTCGACGGGGCCACTTACCAGTTAACAGATATTCAGGGGCGTGCTATTGCCGTTGGCGCCCAGCTGGCCCCAACCGGTGAAATAACCCTGATCTTACCCGCGCCAACTGTAGGCATTTATCTGCTGACAGCTCGTCATCCCGGCGGGGTCGTAGCTAAGCGCATTTTGGTTAAATAG
- a CDS encoding SusD/RagB family nutrient-binding outer membrane lipoprotein: protein MKFKSYIAILFVGMALLLSSCEDYLDINQNPNNPTDVEAALLLAPIQNQYALGIQFDARYIGRYVQNWQNAALVNDPWDLHGYVPASDAGGELWRNVYWRGGRNLLNLISDAQANQKWDYAGVGLVLQAWGWQMLTDVHGEIILDEAYDLDPNKNIFNYNTQPEVYAKVQQLLTDAIQNLNRADGNVSSVQLARGDQIYKGDRIKWKRFAYGLLAINAHHLSNKKGTYNPDKVMQYVDSSLVSNADDAVMNFNGLSTADASFFGPIRQNMNSFVQSNYVLRLLDGTVTTVKDPRLPIMLVPSVDGVYRGLNPGQGQSTAASAPVASRTVNVWGLPVNVNPPVGTLGRFLFTDKGPMPLMTYAQLQFIKAEAAFIKGDKATALAAYKKGIDAHMSASYVNVPAADRTAFLNNPLVVPTVAANLTLGQIMSQKYIAQWGWGFLEQWADLRRYNYGVGTDAFPTFALPNTFYGDNGGKPVQRLRPRYNSEYVWNIPALTKIGGFDLDFHTKPVWFTQP from the coding sequence ATGAAATTCAAATCATACATCGCTATCCTGTTTGTCGGGATGGCCCTGCTGTTGAGTAGTTGCGAAGACTACCTCGACATCAACCAGAACCCCAACAACCCCACGGATGTGGAAGCGGCTCTGTTGCTCGCTCCCATCCAGAACCAGTATGCGCTGGGGATTCAATTCGACGCCCGCTACATCGGCCGGTACGTGCAGAACTGGCAAAATGCGGCCCTGGTCAATGACCCCTGGGATCTGCACGGGTACGTTCCGGCCAGCGATGCTGGTGGCGAACTGTGGCGGAACGTCTACTGGCGCGGCGGGCGTAACCTGCTCAACCTGATCTCCGACGCGCAGGCGAATCAGAAATGGGATTACGCGGGCGTTGGGCTGGTATTGCAGGCCTGGGGCTGGCAGATGCTAACCGACGTCCATGGCGAAATCATCCTCGACGAAGCCTATGACCTCGATCCCAACAAGAACATCTTCAACTACAACACGCAGCCGGAGGTATATGCCAAAGTGCAGCAACTGCTGACCGACGCCATTCAGAACCTGAACCGGGCCGATGGCAACGTGTCGTCGGTGCAGCTGGCGCGGGGTGACCAGATTTACAAAGGCGACCGGATCAAGTGGAAACGCTTTGCCTACGGGCTGCTGGCGATCAACGCACACCACCTCTCGAACAAGAAAGGGACATACAACCCCGACAAGGTGATGCAGTACGTCGATAGCTCGCTGGTGAGCAACGCCGACGATGCCGTGATGAACTTCAACGGCCTCAGCACCGCCGATGCCAGCTTTTTTGGTCCCATCCGCCAGAACATGAACTCGTTTGTGCAGTCGAACTACGTGCTACGGCTGCTCGATGGCACGGTGACCACGGTAAAAGATCCGCGCCTGCCGATCATGCTCGTTCCCAGCGTCGACGGCGTGTACCGCGGCCTGAATCCGGGGCAGGGGCAGTCAACGGCGGCGTCGGCACCCGTGGCCTCGCGGACGGTGAACGTGTGGGGCCTGCCCGTCAACGTAAACCCACCCGTGGGTACGTTGGGCCGGTTCCTGTTTACCGACAAAGGGCCAATGCCACTGATGACCTACGCGCAGTTGCAGTTCATCAAAGCCGAAGCAGCCTTCATCAAGGGCGACAAGGCAACGGCGCTGGCCGCGTACAAAAAAGGCATCGACGCGCACATGAGCGCCTCGTATGTGAACGTACCTGCCGCCGACCGCACGGCCTTCCTCAACAACCCACTGGTGGTGCCAACCGTAGCCGCCAACCTGACGCTCGGCCAGATCATGTCGCAGAAATACATTGCGCAGTGGGGCTGGGGCTTCCTGGAGCAGTGGGCCGACCTGCGCCGTTATAATTACGGCGTAGGCACCGACGCTTTCCCGACGTTTGCGCTGCCTAACACCTTCTACGGCGACAACGGCGGCAAGCCGGTACAACGGCTGCGCCCGCGCTACAACTCCGAGTATGTCTGGAACATCCCGGCGCTGACCAAGATCGGCGGTTTCGATCTTGATTTCCACACCAAACCCGTGTGGTTCACTCAACCTTAA
- a CDS encoding DASH family cryptochrome: protein MTSHNRILYWFRNDLRLHDNEGFAAACMQARQVLPVYVFDPAAFRLLPTLNLKKTGLLRTNFLLEAVADLRSSLRARGGDLIVRVGDPARVLADLAEEIEADAIYASKEVTSEETDVESALSKRLKPLNIDIEFFWTSTLYHVRDLPFNVVKLPDVFTAFRQQVEKHVQVRSLVATPDRINLAGHIEAGSLPTPDTFGFDAETQAVAARPDNRAAVPFKGGESVALARLNAYIWGRELLKTYKETRNGLLGEDYSSKFSAWLAHGCLSPRQLYHEIKRYEQERVANESTYWLIFELIWRDFFRFVALKFGTRIFKPSGIRYDITKKWDHDLALFHQWTEGQTGIPFIDANMRELRRTGFMSNRGRQNVASFLVKDLGIDWTWGAMWFESQLVDYDPCSNWGNWNYQAGVGNDPRSGNGNQPRYFNILGQASRYDEQGAYVKHWLPELSNVPADKVHQVSTLTPAEQTAYGVTLGNQYPLPIVDPAKWQAEAR from the coding sequence ATGACCTCGCACAACCGGATTCTCTATTGGTTTCGTAACGATCTGCGCCTGCACGACAATGAGGGCTTTGCGGCGGCCTGTATGCAGGCTCGGCAAGTACTGCCCGTTTATGTGTTCGACCCGGCAGCCTTTCGTTTGCTACCCACGCTCAACTTGAAAAAGACGGGGCTGCTACGGACCAATTTCCTGCTCGAAGCTGTCGCCGATCTGCGAAGCAGCCTCCGCGCCCGAGGCGGTGATCTGATTGTGCGGGTGGGTGATCCGGCCCGCGTGCTGGCCGATCTGGCCGAAGAGATTGAGGCCGACGCCATCTACGCCAGTAAAGAAGTGACCTCGGAAGAGACCGACGTGGAGTCGGCCCTGTCGAAGCGGTTGAAACCCCTTAACATCGACATCGAATTTTTCTGGACCAGTACGCTCTACCACGTCCGTGACCTGCCTTTCAATGTGGTCAAGCTGCCCGATGTATTCACGGCCTTCCGTCAGCAGGTCGAAAAGCACGTTCAGGTACGTTCCCTCGTCGCGACGCCCGACCGGATTAACCTCGCGGGCCATATTGAAGCGGGGTCGCTTCCTACGCCCGATACGTTTGGGTTCGACGCTGAGACGCAGGCAGTGGCGGCGAGGCCCGATAACCGCGCTGCCGTGCCGTTCAAGGGGGGTGAATCGGTAGCGCTGGCCCGGCTGAACGCGTATATCTGGGGACGCGAGCTACTCAAAACCTACAAAGAGACCCGGAATGGCCTGTTGGGCGAGGATTATTCGAGTAAGTTCTCGGCCTGGCTGGCGCACGGTTGCCTGTCGCCCCGGCAGCTTTACCACGAGATCAAACGCTACGAACAGGAGCGAGTAGCCAACGAGTCGACGTACTGGCTCATTTTTGAGTTGATCTGGCGGGATTTCTTCCGCTTTGTCGCCCTCAAATTCGGCACGCGCATCTTCAAACCATCGGGCATTCGGTACGACATCACCAAAAAGTGGGACCATGATCTGGCTCTGTTTCACCAGTGGACCGAGGGCCAGACGGGCATTCCCTTCATCGACGCCAACATGCGGGAACTGCGTCGGACGGGGTTTATGAGCAATCGGGGACGCCAGAACGTAGCCAGCTTTCTGGTCAAAGACCTCGGCATCGACTGGACCTGGGGCGCTATGTGGTTCGAGAGTCAGCTAGTCGATTACGACCCGTGTAGTAACTGGGGCAACTGGAATTACCAGGCCGGTGTCGGCAACGATCCCCGCTCGGGCAACGGCAATCAACCCCGCTATTTCAACATACTCGGTCAGGCTAGCCGCTACGACGAGCAGGGCGCCTACGTGAAGCACTGGCTCCCCGAACTCAGCAATGTACCGGCCGACAAGGTCCATCAGGTATCGACCCTCACTCCCGCCGAACAAACGGCCTACGGAGTAACACTGGGCAACCAGTACCCGCTGCCCATCGTCGACCCCGCTAAGTGGCAGGCGGAAGCACGGTGA
- a CDS encoding BamA/TamA family outer membrane protein produces the protein MYASLLLTTLLSCTPPDSTAPPKRFSLLPLPVVYYTPETRLGYGVAATATFRFRGDTARYVRPSQVTLGAVYTQNKQLLFYLPFQIFYKNNLYFANGELGYYKYNYFFFGVGQRDVPNELYGVNFPRVRVNVFRRISKPDASRPGRGLYAGLRYQYEHYAITSVTPDGLLATGNVPGGLGSVLSGVGTGLFFDSRNNVFYPSQGLVADLSFLSQGKAVGSGVRFDRWVADVSSYHSLTRRTTLAFNYVLSVTTGGVAPFNALSLLGGTKRGRGYYEGRYRDDNLALLQGELRLNVWRRLGAVAFGSVGTLGNQRDFLRLDDPKAAYGVGLRVRVNRDLLNVRLDYGRGVPYTGTGSSGVYLTIGEAF, from the coding sequence ATGTATGCGTCGCTCCTGCTCACCACACTCCTATCCTGCACCCCACCCGACTCGACGGCCCCGCCGAAACGGTTTAGTCTGTTACCACTGCCGGTTGTTTATTATACGCCTGAAACCCGGCTGGGTTATGGCGTAGCCGCTACGGCCACCTTTCGGTTCCGGGGCGATACGGCGCGCTATGTGCGCCCCTCGCAGGTTACGCTGGGGGCGGTCTACACGCAGAATAAACAACTACTCTTTTACCTGCCCTTCCAGATCTTCTACAAAAACAATCTGTACTTCGCCAACGGCGAGTTGGGCTACTACAAATACAATTACTTTTTCTTCGGCGTGGGTCAACGCGACGTACCCAACGAACTCTACGGCGTCAATTTTCCGCGTGTTCGGGTGAATGTGTTCCGGCGTATTTCGAAGCCAGATGCCAGCAGGCCGGGGCGGGGCCTGTATGCGGGACTGCGCTACCAATACGAACACTACGCCATCACCAGCGTCACGCCCGATGGGCTCCTGGCCACAGGCAACGTACCTGGCGGCCTGGGCAGCGTGCTGTCGGGCGTGGGGACGGGCCTTTTCTTCGACTCACGCAACAACGTCTTCTACCCAAGCCAGGGTCTCGTTGCCGACCTGTCGTTTCTGAGCCAGGGTAAAGCCGTGGGCAGTGGGGTACGTTTCGACCGTTGGGTAGCCGACGTGTCGTCGTACCATTCGTTAACCCGTCGGACGACGCTGGCGTTCAACTATGTGCTTAGCGTCACGACGGGCGGAGTAGCGCCGTTCAACGCCTTATCGCTGCTGGGTGGCACCAAACGAGGACGAGGCTACTACGAAGGCCGCTACCGGGATGATAACCTGGCTTTGTTGCAAGGCGAACTGCGCCTGAACGTGTGGCGGCGACTGGGTGCCGTTGCCTTCGGGTCGGTAGGTACGTTGGGAAATCAACGCGATTTCCTGCGACTCGACGACCCCAAAGCGGCTTACGGCGTAGGCCTGCGTGTTCGGGTTAACCGGGACTTACTCAACGTCCGGCTCGACTACGGGCGGGGCGTTCCCTACACCGGCACCGGGTCCAGCGGCGTGTACCTGACTATTGGTGAAGCCTTCTAA
- a CDS encoding TIGR04283 family arsenosugar biosynthesis glycosyltransferase encodes MKLSVIIPALNEEATIAQVVTDAITFSDNQLVEVIVVDGGSRDQTVEQARRAGATVLTSPRPGRAAQMNHGAAHATGDVLYFVHADVRLHPDFLTDIRQAIADGFPAGRYRFRFDSDHLLLRLNSYATRFGGVASRGGDQTLFLQRDLFDKLGGFDERFVIMEDFDIITRLEQMARFAIIPKNVVVSARKYERNSWLRVQLANLMAVVLFRCHVSPNRIAKTYKQLLH; translated from the coding sequence ATGAAGCTCAGTGTCATTATTCCGGCTCTGAATGAAGAGGCAACCATTGCGCAGGTGGTTACTGATGCCATTACGTTCTCCGACAACCAATTGGTCGAGGTGATCGTCGTCGATGGAGGTAGCCGTGACCAGACGGTTGAGCAGGCTCGCCGCGCTGGCGCTACCGTGCTGACCTCGCCCCGACCGGGCCGCGCCGCCCAGATGAACCACGGTGCCGCCCATGCCACCGGTGACGTCCTTTATTTTGTGCATGCCGACGTTCGGCTCCATCCCGATTTCCTGACTGACATCCGGCAGGCTATTGCCGATGGGTTTCCGGCAGGTCGCTACCGTTTTCGCTTCGATTCGGACCACCTGCTGCTCCGGCTCAACAGTTATGCCACGCGCTTTGGTGGGGTGGCGAGCCGGGGTGGCGATCAAACGCTGTTTTTACAGCGCGATCTGTTCGATAAACTGGGCGGGTTCGATGAGCGATTCGTCATTATGGAGGATTTTGACATCATCACGCGGCTGGAACAAATGGCCCGCTTTGCCATTATTCCGAAGAATGTGGTTGTGTCGGCCCGGAAATACGAGCGAAACTCCTGGCTACGCGTGCAACTGGCTAATCTGATGGCCGTCGTGCTCTTCAGGTGCCATGTATCACCCAATCGGATTGCGAAGACGTATAAACAACTGTTACACTAG
- a CDS encoding SusC/RagA family TonB-linked outer membrane protein has translation MEQSLRRFLLLVVVFGLSLGMAIAQNREIRGKITSAEDNSPVPGASVVVLGTSRGTTADADGNFRIQANAGQTLRISFIGNKSRDVVVGTTDVINVSLAPEAGNLNEVVVTALGIKREKRQLGYATAEVKGDELAASQRDNYINALQGRVAGLQVATSSGMPGSSSTVLIRGVNSISGNNQPLYVIDGMPISNNTAASNSFVASKNSATSFENRTVDFSNRAQDINPNDIESITVLKGPEAAALYGVDAANGAIIITTKKGRAGQGRISYSSTFTWQQPGPLPQVQRVYGQGNNGLSQNSSFAAFGPRYTEADTLYNNSEGFLRTGLGQRHNLAFDGGTDRYTYRFSAGYLSSQGVIPTTNLKRLNLTLGGTAKITDKLSLESTIQYINTDNVKVSKGANSFLLGLLSWPANDDIREYIDPTTGLRKRVTTANTEVENPYFDVNKNLLRDRINRAITNVGLNYTFTDWLTFTGRVGLDVYSGNYLIKYHPQSNRAGGVIAGSLDQATDNGRVFTGQYFLTAKKQFGKVSTSLRVGQAIYDNESNTLATRGEKFLNPEFTSINNTDPLTQKSLSTLAQRRLIGAFADATIGYDDYLFLTVTGRNDWSSTFPAANRSFFYPSASLSFVFTDVLPDGGFRKALSSGKFRVSLAQVGKEAPAYSTNQAYESQTTTGGGFSYGFTAPNPFLRPEKVNSFETGFALQFFNGRLGLDAAYYRTTSRDQIIRDLRISYGTGFVLKTINGGSLFNEGVELSLTAEPIRQPNFSWFSTLNFTKTNSRLQTLPNDLTEFYNSDTWVAYNIRNGARPGGPLTTLTGNSYLRNDRGDILINPATGLPITETVWRVVGDRNPHFTMGFLNTFRYKNLSLNLLLDIRKGGDVFNGTEDYLYRNGLSTKTLDRETPRVIQGVLKDGLENTANPTPNNIQVIPYYSNGFYGSANTTTATLADETFIERNVNWLRVKEVTLRYALPPTVLANSRVFKSVSVFATGTDLLLLTNYTGGDPGVNASNSVTGGSGGYGIDYGNIPLPRAYNVGISVGF, from the coding sequence ATGGAGCAATCGCTACGTCGATTCCTGCTGCTTGTGGTGGTGTTTGGCCTTTCGCTAGGAATGGCCATTGCACAGAACCGCGAGATCAGGGGCAAAATCACATCGGCCGAAGACAATTCACCCGTTCCTGGCGCCAGCGTTGTTGTGCTGGGTACGTCGCGCGGCACCACCGCCGACGCCGACGGTAATTTCCGCATTCAGGCCAACGCCGGCCAAACCCTTCGCATCAGCTTCATCGGCAACAAGTCACGCGACGTAGTCGTTGGTACGACCGACGTCATCAACGTTTCGCTGGCCCCCGAAGCCGGCAATCTTAACGAGGTCGTGGTTACGGCCCTGGGGATCAAACGGGAAAAACGGCAGCTAGGGTACGCCACTGCCGAAGTGAAAGGCGACGAACTGGCCGCGTCGCAGCGCGACAACTACATCAACGCCCTTCAGGGCCGTGTAGCTGGTTTGCAGGTGGCTACGTCGAGCGGCATGCCTGGTTCGTCGTCGACGGTGCTCATTCGCGGTGTCAACTCGATCAGCGGCAACAACCAGCCCCTGTACGTAATCGACGGGATGCCCATCAGCAACAACACCGCCGCCAGCAACAGCTTCGTAGCCTCGAAAAACTCGGCTACCTCGTTTGAAAACCGCACCGTCGACTTCTCGAACCGGGCGCAGGACATCAACCCGAACGACATCGAGTCGATCACGGTGCTGAAGGGTCCCGAGGCGGCCGCGCTCTATGGCGTTGATGCGGCCAACGGGGCCATCATCATCACGACCAAGAAAGGTCGGGCGGGTCAGGGCCGGATCTCGTACAGTTCGACGTTTACCTGGCAGCAGCCGGGTCCGCTGCCGCAGGTGCAGCGCGTATATGGGCAAGGGAACAACGGCCTGTCGCAAAACTCCAGCTTCGCCGCGTTTGGTCCCCGCTACACGGAAGCCGACACGCTCTACAACAACAGCGAAGGTTTCCTGCGCACGGGCCTGGGGCAGCGCCACAACCTCGCGTTCGACGGCGGTACCGACCGCTACACCTACCGATTCTCGGCGGGTTATCTGAGCAGCCAGGGGGTTATTCCGACCACCAACCTCAAGCGTTTGAACCTGACGCTGGGCGGCACGGCCAAAATCACCGACAAGCTCTCGCTCGAATCGACGATTCAGTACATCAACACCGACAACGTGAAGGTGTCGAAAGGGGCCAACAGCTTTTTGCTGGGTCTGCTATCGTGGCCGGCCAACGACGACATTCGGGAATACATCGACCCAACGACCGGTCTGCGCAAACGCGTGACGACAGCCAACACGGAGGTCGAGAACCCGTATTTCGACGTCAACAAAAACCTGCTTCGTGACCGCATCAACCGGGCGATCACCAACGTTGGTCTGAACTACACCTTCACTGACTGGCTGACCTTTACGGGCCGCGTCGGGCTGGACGTGTATTCGGGCAACTACCTCATCAAATACCACCCGCAGTCGAACCGCGCTGGCGGTGTGATCGCGGGCTCGCTCGATCAGGCCACCGACAACGGCCGGGTCTTTACGGGCCAGTATTTCCTGACGGCCAAGAAGCAATTTGGCAAGGTGAGTACGTCGTTGCGCGTGGGTCAGGCGATCTACGACAACGAATCCAACACGCTGGCAACCCGGGGCGAGAAGTTCCTGAACCCTGAGTTTACGTCGATCAACAACACCGACCCGCTCACGCAGAAATCGCTGTCGACGCTGGCCCAACGGCGGCTGATCGGTGCTTTTGCGGATGCCACCATCGGCTATGACGATTACCTGTTCCTGACCGTAACGGGCCGTAACGACTGGAGCAGCACGTTCCCGGCCGCCAACCGCTCATTCTTCTACCCCTCGGCTTCGTTGAGCTTCGTGTTCACCGATGTGCTGCCCGACGGCGGTTTCCGCAAGGCGCTGAGTTCGGGTAAATTCCGGGTGTCACTGGCGCAGGTAGGTAAAGAGGCGCCCGCTTACAGCACCAACCAGGCTTACGAAAGCCAGACCACCACGGGCGGCGGCTTCAGCTACGGCTTCACCGCACCCAACCCCTTCCTGCGCCCCGAGAAGGTCAATTCGTTTGAAACCGGTTTTGCGCTTCAATTCTTCAACGGCCGGCTGGGTCTCGACGCGGCTTACTACCGCACCACGAGCCGCGACCAGATCATCCGCGATCTGCGCATCAGCTACGGTACGGGCTTCGTCCTGAAAACCATCAACGGCGGTAGCCTCTTTAACGAAGGGGTCGAACTGTCACTGACGGCCGAGCCCATCCGCCAGCCCAACTTCTCGTGGTTCTCGACGCTGAACTTTACGAAAACCAATAGCCGTTTGCAAACCCTGCCCAACGACCTGACGGAGTTCTATAACTCAGACACCTGGGTAGCCTACAACATCCGGAATGGTGCCCGGCCGGGTGGCCCGCTGACCACGTTGACGGGTAACTCATACCTGCGTAATGATCGGGGCGACATTCTGATCAACCCAGCAACGGGTCTGCCCATCACCGAAACCGTTTGGCGCGTCGTGGGCGACCGGAACCCTCATTTCACCATGGGTTTCCTGAACACATTCCGCTACAAAAACCTGTCGCTCAACCTGCTGCTCGACATCCGCAAGGGGGGCGACGTGTTTAATGGCACCGAAGATTATCTGTACCGCAACGGATTGAGCACCAAAACGCTGGACCGCGAAACCCCGCGCGTTATTCAGGGTGTGCTGAAGGATGGGCTGGAAAACACGGCCAACCCGACGCCGAACAATATCCAAGTGATTCCCTACTACAGCAACGGCTTCTACGGCTCAGCCAACACGACCACAGCTACTCTGGCCGACGAGACCTTCATCGAGCGGAACGTAAACTGGCTGCGGGTGAAAGAAGTGACGCTGCGCTATGCCCTGCCACCTACGGTACTGGCCAACTCGCGGGTGTTCAAATCGGTGAGCGTGTTTGCCACCGGCACCGACCTGCTGCTGCTGACCAACTACACGGGTGGTGACCCCGGTGTGAACGCCAGCAACAGCGTGACGGGGGGCTCGGGTGGTTATGGCATCGACTACGGCAACATTCCGCTGCCACGCGCCTACAACGTCGGTATCAGCGTCGGATTCTAG
- a CDS encoding DUF4397 domain-containing protein, whose translation MKHLLYLVASVGLLLASCEKNALSIPADVVTSGARLKLINAAPDLPGGIELAINGKKFSANAPSGATATSPGFAVGLPFNSTYPGTGSNYAIVSPGSVSLSLTSPATTTVASATAIGATTATLDDNAYYSLFVVGAGAQPETVLLKDELAPLNPTTSFYVRFVNLIPGTTTYDVLLADGTTVVARQVAYKAASSFITVPAIGSQSFLLRATGSATNIGTTYAFNSANDGRVLTLFARGVTGRTGTAAPALNGYVNR comes from the coding sequence ATGAAACACCTTCTGTATCTCGTCGCGTCGGTAGGGTTGCTATTGGCTTCCTGCGAGAAAAACGCGTTGTCTATTCCGGCCGATGTGGTTACCTCGGGAGCCCGGCTGAAGCTCATCAACGCCGCACCCGATCTGCCGGGTGGTATCGAACTGGCCATCAACGGCAAAAAATTCAGTGCCAACGCGCCGAGCGGTGCCACGGCTACCAGCCCCGGCTTTGCCGTCGGCCTGCCGTTCAACAGCACCTACCCCGGCACGGGCAGCAACTACGCCATCGTGTCGCCCGGTTCGGTATCGCTTAGCCTGACGTCGCCCGCCACCACGACGGTAGCCAGCGCCACGGCCATTGGCGCCACCACCGCCACCCTCGACGACAACGCATATTATTCGCTGTTTGTGGTGGGCGCCGGTGCCCAGCCCGAAACCGTCCTGCTGAAAGACGAGCTGGCCCCACTGAACCCGACGACCAGTTTTTACGTCCGGTTTGTCAACCTGATTCCGGGGACCACCACCTACGATGTGCTGCTGGCAGATGGCACGACAGTCGTTGCCCGGCAGGTAGCGTATAAAGCCGCTTCGTCGTTCATAACGGTTCCGGCCATCGGTAGCCAGTCGTTTTTACTGCGCGCTACGGGTTCGGCCACCAACATCGGCACGACCTATGCCTTCAATAGCGCCAACGATGGCCGTGTGCTTACCCTGTTTGCCCGCGGCGTAACCGGCCGGACGGGCACCGCAGCACCGGCCCTCAACGGCTACGTGAACCGGTAG